One Gloeobacter morelensis MG652769 DNA window includes the following coding sequences:
- the coxB gene encoding cytochrome c oxidase subunit II: MIASVWAGQTVGWLMPAEASKEAGQIDGLFRFMLIIATGIFLGVQGVLLYSAFVFKRAKDDMGDGPNMHGNLRLEILWTAIPTALVLYLSIYSFEVFQLLGAGSPMGGGAHHEDSGLPIRFQATNPDPSAPPPLVIGVEAVQYAWIFSYPGSDTQVSELHLPIGQPVRMDMKSNDVIHAFWVPEFRLKQDVIPGRTTQVSFTPTKAGKYQLRCAELCGAYHGGMVVDVIVEDKKDVDAWLKSQASLGTSTRVAQLADPAAAYGATSGTTVLQSEQTRALVGHLRAQGQ; this comes from the coding sequence GTGATTGCGAGCGTCTGGGCGGGGCAGACGGTGGGCTGGCTGATGCCGGCGGAAGCTTCTAAAGAAGCCGGGCAAATCGATGGTCTTTTCCGCTTTATGCTGATTATCGCCACCGGCATCTTCCTGGGCGTCCAGGGTGTGCTACTGTACTCGGCCTTCGTCTTCAAGCGGGCCAAAGACGACATGGGCGACGGTCCCAACATGCACGGCAACCTGCGCCTGGAGATCCTCTGGACGGCGATTCCGACGGCGCTGGTGCTTTATTTGTCGATCTACAGCTTTGAGGTCTTTCAGTTGTTGGGTGCCGGTTCGCCGATGGGCGGCGGTGCCCACCACGAAGATTCGGGGCTGCCGATTCGCTTTCAGGCGACCAACCCGGACCCGTCCGCCCCGCCGCCGCTGGTCATCGGTGTGGAAGCGGTGCAGTACGCCTGGATTTTTAGCTACCCCGGCAGCGACACGCAAGTCTCCGAGTTGCACTTGCCCATCGGCCAGCCGGTCCGGATGGACATGAAGTCCAATGACGTCATCCATGCCTTCTGGGTCCCCGAATTTCGCCTCAAGCAGGATGTGATTCCCGGACGCACCACCCAGGTGAGCTTCACCCCGACCAAAGCCGGCAAATACCAGCTGCGCTGCGCGGAGTTATGCGGCGCCTACCACGGCGGCATGGTCGTCGATGTGATTGTCGAAGATAAAAAGGACGTCGATGCGTGGCTCAAAAGCCAGGCGTCGCTGGGGACGAGCACCCGGGTGGCGCAACTGGCCGATCCGGCCGCCGCCTACGGGGCGACGAGCGGCACTACCGTGCTGCAATCCGAACAAACCCGCGCCCTCGTCGGGCACCTGCGCGCACAAGGACAGTAA
- a CDS encoding COX15/CtaA family protein — translation MAQFRFKLSLPQRIVIQDSAPQTQLTRTRVWVQRLLYTLIGLTFGLMAVGSLTRVMGAGLSCPDWPLCYGEVLPHLDPFIFLEWFHRQVAQVVGLLTVVLCVLTWRRRRVLPGWLPGLATAALVLVLVQGALGAFTVTEYLRFDIVTAHLGTAMLYFGVLLAGAALLIPNRVFTRPPAALGWVAAAAALVCYGQIILGGLVASQWAFHQCLAGSALCEVMNNHLWGVLPTTVATLVAAWFSWKPLKPMALVLLGLLALQIGLGVGTFLLQLSVPALTVAHLAVGAALFGSLVVLAALALAAPHRFTDRLHP, via the coding sequence ATGGCTCAATTTCGATTCAAGCTTTCGCTGCCGCAGCGGATAGTGATCCAAGATTCTGCTCCCCAAACCCAGCTCACCCGCACCCGAGTCTGGGTACAGCGGCTTTTGTACACCCTGATTGGACTGACGTTTGGCTTGATGGCCGTGGGTAGCCTCACCCGGGTGATGGGGGCAGGATTGTCGTGCCCGGACTGGCCGCTGTGCTACGGCGAGGTGCTGCCCCATCTGGACCCATTTATTTTTCTGGAGTGGTTCCACCGCCAGGTGGCCCAGGTGGTGGGGCTGCTGACCGTGGTGCTGTGCGTCCTCACCTGGCGGCGCCGCCGGGTACTGCCCGGCTGGCTGCCGGGTCTGGCCACCGCCGCCCTGGTGTTGGTGCTGGTGCAAGGAGCGCTCGGGGCGTTCACGGTCACCGAGTACCTGCGCTTTGATATCGTGACCGCCCATCTGGGCACGGCGATGCTCTACTTCGGCGTGCTGCTGGCCGGCGCGGCCCTCCTGATCCCGAACCGGGTCTTCACCCGACCGCCGGCCGCCCTGGGCTGGGTCGCCGCCGCCGCCGCCCTGGTCTGCTACGGCCAGATCATTCTCGGAGGACTGGTCGCCTCGCAGTGGGCCTTCCATCAGTGCCTGGCAGGTTCCGCGCTGTGCGAGGTCATGAACAACCACCTCTGGGGGGTGCTGCCGACCACCGTCGCCACCCTGGTGGCCGCCTGGTTCAGCTGGAAGCCCCTCAAGCCGATGGCCCTGGTGCTCTTGGGCCTGCTCGCCCTCCAGATTGGCCTGGGAGTCGGCACCTTTCTGTTGCAATTGAGCGTACCGGCCCTTACGGTGGCGCATTTGGCGGTCGGCGCCGCTCTATTCGGCAGCCTGGTCGTCCTCGCTGCGCTCGCCCTGGCTGCGCCCCACCGCTTCACCGACCGCCTGCATCCATAG
- a CDS encoding LysR substrate-binding domain-containing protein has translation MNEAFIIHPRQEGPVLYDQFFELCARMGFRPKVVREATTHQNRIGLVVAGMGITFLPESLQAQAGKRFAHPRPFSGGHQSSCRPVAIL, from the coding sequence TTGAATGAAGCGTTCATCATTCATCCGCGCCAGGAAGGGCCGGTGCTCTACGACCAGTTTTTCGAGCTGTGCGCGCGGATGGGTTTTCGCCCCAAAGTGGTACGGGAGGCGACGACGCACCAGAACAGAATCGGCCTGGTGGTGGCGGGCATGGGCATCACGTTCCTGCCGGAGAGTCTGCAAGCGCAGGCCGGAAAACGCTTCGCCCATCCTCGGCCATTTTCTGGCGGTCACCAAAGCAGTTGCAGACCTGTAGCAATCCTTTAG
- a CDS encoding ABC transporter ATP-binding protein, which yields MEAAIRIEDLHKSYGSTKAVDGLSLTVAPGQIYGLLGPNGAGKTTTLRCLCTLERPDRGWLEVAGISVADDPRAVRQLLGYVAQEIALDKILTGRELLQLQADLYHLSRAAAREQIAQMLELLDLSERADERIKTYSGGLMKRLDLAAGLLHNPKVLVLDEPTVGLDIQSRLAVWNFLRELRRRGVTVLLTSHYLEEIDMLAARVAIIDRGRLIAEGTPEELKQRVGGERVTLRIREFSPAAEAREAAALLGALPFVKEVIINEAQGNALYLVVAAADPLSTVPTLREELTRSGLPLFGVALARPSLDDVFLAATGQTLQDADLAVGSRGKKKRK from the coding sequence GTGGAAGCGGCAATCCGAATTGAAGATTTGCACAAGTCCTACGGCTCCACCAAAGCCGTGGACGGTTTGTCGCTGACGGTGGCTCCCGGCCAGATTTATGGCTTACTTGGCCCCAACGGTGCGGGCAAGACCACGACGCTGCGCTGCCTGTGCACTCTGGAGCGCCCCGATCGGGGTTGGCTTGAGGTGGCGGGAATCTCGGTGGCGGACGATCCACGCGCTGTGCGCCAACTGTTGGGCTATGTCGCCCAGGAAATTGCCCTCGATAAGATCCTCACCGGCCGTGAATTGTTGCAACTGCAGGCTGATCTTTATCATCTAAGCCGGGCGGCGGCCCGCGAACAGATTGCTCAAATGCTCGAACTGTTAGATCTGAGCGAGCGGGCCGATGAGCGGATCAAGACCTACTCCGGCGGTTTGATGAAGCGGCTGGACTTAGCCGCCGGGTTGCTGCACAACCCGAAGGTGCTCGTCCTCGACGAGCCCACCGTGGGACTCGACATCCAGAGCCGCCTTGCGGTCTGGAATTTCCTGCGCGAGTTGCGCCGCCGGGGGGTAACGGTTCTGCTCACCAGCCACTACCTCGAAGAGATCGACATGCTCGCGGCCCGTGTGGCGATCATCGATCGCGGCCGGCTCATCGCCGAGGGTACCCCCGAGGAACTGAAGCAGCGGGTGGGAGGCGAGCGGGTCACCCTGCGCATCCGCGAATTTTCTCCGGCGGCGGAGGCTCGCGAGGCGGCGGCGCTCCTGGGTGCGCTCCCGTTTGTAAAGGAAGTTATCATTAACGAGGCCCAGGGCAACGCCCTCTACCTGGTGGTGGCCGCCGCCGATCCGCTCTCGACGGTGCCCACCCTGCGCGAGGAACTCACCCGCTCGGGGTTGCCGCTCTTCGGGGTTGCCCTCGCGCGTCCGAGCCTCGACGACGTTTTCCTGGCCGCCACCGGCCAGACGCTCCAGGACGCCGACCTGGCCGTCGGCAGCCGCGGCAAGAAAAAACGCAAGTGA
- a CDS encoding cytochrome c oxidase subunit 3 — protein sequence MQSPISSNDAAMSQAIGHGDGHGHGHGEHPDLRMLGFTLFLISEGMLFVGLFVAYLTYRAAAPAWPPAGTPELEKILPAIFTVILVASSGVIMLAERALKHGDMGQFRLFWLLTTAMGTIFVAGQAYEWMHLEFGLKDGLFGGTFYVLTGFHGMHVIIGLLLQAVVFFRSFKTNHYTPASHFGVGASSLYWHFVDVVWIFLFALLYII from the coding sequence ATGCAATCACCGATCAGTTCCAACGACGCGGCGATGTCCCAGGCAATCGGCCATGGCGACGGCCACGGCCACGGCCACGGCGAGCACCCTGACCTGCGCATGCTCGGTTTCACGCTGTTTTTGATCTCGGAGGGGATGCTCTTCGTGGGCCTGTTCGTGGCCTACCTCACCTACCGGGCTGCCGCCCCGGCCTGGCCGCCGGCGGGCACCCCCGAACTGGAGAAGATTCTGCCTGCCATCTTCACGGTCATCCTGGTGGCCAGTTCCGGGGTGATCATGCTCGCTGAGCGCGCCCTCAAGCACGGCGACATGGGTCAGTTCCGGCTATTTTGGTTACTCACCACGGCGATGGGCACCATCTTCGTAGCCGGCCAGGCCTACGAGTGGATGCACCTCGAATTCGGCCTCAAAGACGGCCTGTTCGGCGGCACGTTCTATGTGCTCACCGGCTTCCACGGCATGCACGTGATCATCGGTCTGCTGTTGCAGGCGGTGGTCTTCTTCCGTTCGTTCAAGACCAACCACTACACCCCCGCAAGCCACTTTGGCGTTGGCGCCAGCTCGCTGTACTGGCACTTCGTAGACGTAGTCTGGATTTTCCTGTTCGCCCTGCTGTACATCATTTAG
- a CDS encoding ABC transporter permease → MGNSFIPDHSASLPLRHPQRARTGSFAQFRQETLALARRLFIQLGRRPSAFVGSIIQSLLWLMLFSALFAQAPRGTFGIEGGYIQFLAAGIIVFAAFGGALNAGVPLIFDREFGFLNRLLVAPLVSRTSIIFASALFIVSTTLVQAAAIGAVSFLMGAQFAGGLEGALIVALVVTLLVFGIAALSLGLAFVLPGHIEMLAAIFVINLPVIFASTALAPMSFMPLWLQLVASANPLTYAIEPIRHLFLHSNWSFSDPVLQAPWGSLSLIGCVLVLFAFDVVAIALVGGMLKRKLG, encoded by the coding sequence ATGGGTAATTCGTTCATTCCGGATCATTCCGCTTCGCTCCCGCTGCGTCACCCGCAGCGCGCCAGGACGGGTTCTTTCGCCCAGTTTCGCCAGGAGACGCTGGCCCTGGCGCGGCGGCTGTTTATCCAGTTGGGGCGGCGACCCTCAGCTTTTGTGGGCAGCATCATCCAGTCGCTTCTGTGGCTGATGCTGTTCAGTGCCCTGTTTGCCCAGGCCCCCCGGGGTACCTTCGGCATCGAGGGAGGCTACATCCAGTTTCTGGCGGCGGGGATCATTGTCTTTGCCGCCTTCGGCGGCGCCCTCAACGCCGGGGTGCCCCTCATATTCGACCGCGAATTCGGTTTTCTCAACCGCCTGCTGGTCGCCCCCCTGGTCTCGCGCACCTCGATTATCTTCGCCTCGGCATTGTTTATTGTGAGCACGACGCTGGTGCAGGCGGCGGCCATCGGTGCGGTGAGCTTTTTGATGGGCGCCCAGTTTGCAGGCGGCCTCGAAGGGGCGCTCATCGTCGCTTTGGTGGTGACGCTGTTGGTCTTCGGCATCGCCGCTTTGAGCCTGGGGCTGGCCTTCGTGCTGCCCGGCCACATTGAGATGCTGGCGGCCATCTTCGTCATCAACCTGCCAGTGATCTTCGCCAGCACCGCCCTGGCGCCGATGTCCTTCATGCCCCTATGGCTGCAGTTAGTGGCAAGCGCCAACCCGCTCACCTACGCCATCGAACCCATCCGGCATCTGTTTTTGCACAGCAACTGGTCGTTTAGCGATCCGGTTTTGCAGGCTCCCTGGGGTTCGCTGAGCCTGATTGGTTGCGTGCTGGTGCTGTTTGCCTTCGATGTGGTTGCCATCGCGCTGGTGGGTGGCATGCTCAAACGGAAACTCGGTTAA
- a CDS encoding heme o synthase yields the protein MQETLLSRAERSVPRLSAALNDYYQLTKPRIQVLLLITTAGAMWIAGKGHVEPLLLLVTLLGGTLAASSANAFNCLIDRDIDLLMERTRRRAIPAGRILPWQAALFATALAVASFAVLASFANLFAALLAISGIGFYVVIYTLWLKRTTTQNIVIGGAAGAIPPLVGWAAVTGDLDWSAWVLFGIIFLWTPPHFWALAMMIREDYRKAGVPMLPVVAGDEATARQIFIYTLVLVPVTLVLYPLGTMGWIYLLAAGALGLWLTHGAFRLLKAPNDRKESRSLFKRSIFYLMLLFVAMGIDSIFLFA from the coding sequence GTGCAAGAAACGCTTCTTTCCCGCGCCGAGCGCAGCGTACCGCGCCTGAGTGCCGCCCTCAACGACTACTACCAGCTCACCAAGCCGCGCATCCAGGTGCTGCTGCTCATCACGACCGCCGGGGCGATGTGGATCGCAGGCAAAGGCCACGTCGAGCCGCTGTTGCTTCTGGTCACCCTGCTGGGGGGTACCCTCGCCGCGAGTTCCGCCAACGCCTTTAATTGTCTGATCGACCGCGACATCGACCTGCTCATGGAGCGCACCCGCCGCCGGGCTATCCCGGCCGGGCGCATCCTGCCCTGGCAGGCGGCCCTCTTTGCTACAGCCCTGGCAGTGGCCTCCTTCGCCGTGCTGGCCTCCTTCGCCAACCTGTTTGCCGCCTTGCTGGCCATCTCAGGCATCGGCTTCTATGTGGTTATCTACACCCTGTGGTTGAAGCGCACCACCACCCAGAACATCGTCATCGGCGGCGCGGCGGGGGCAATTCCGCCGCTGGTGGGCTGGGCTGCGGTCACCGGCGACCTTGATTGGTCGGCCTGGGTGCTGTTTGGCATCATCTTTCTGTGGACGCCGCCCCACTTTTGGGCCCTCGCCATGATGATCCGCGAGGACTACCGCAAGGCGGGCGTGCCGATGCTGCCGGTGGTGGCGGGCGACGAGGCGACCGCGCGGCAGATCTTTATTTACACCCTGGTCCTGGTACCGGTCACCCTCGTACTCTACCCGCTGGGTACAATGGGCTGGATATACCTGCTTGCGGCCGGTGCTTTGGGCCTCTGGCTTACCCATGGGGCCTTCAGGCTTTTAAAAGCCCCCAACGACCGCAAGGAATCTCGCTCCCTGTTTAAGCGCTCGATTTTTTATCTGATGTTGCTTTTTGTGGCGATGGGTATCGACAGCATCTTCCTGTTTGCCTGA
- the ctaD gene encoding cytochrome c oxidase subunit I, which translates to MVETTQQSVEQRQPEPLGDWRCYFSFCVDHKVIGIQYLVTTFFFYLLGGALAMVIRAELMTPGAELDRSLYNGVFTIHATIMIFLWIIPTLAGFGNFLVPLMIGARDMAFPRLNALSFWMIPPGGLLLLSSFFVQSGAAGAGWTSYPPLSTQQVQVGDLLVTNFGQVIWIASVVFLGTSSILAALNFIVTIVAMRTEGMELFRMPLFCWATLTASCITLLGTPVLAGAVILLAFDLLLGTVFFNPTGGGDPVVYQHMFWFYSHPAVYIMVLPAMGIISEVLPVFSRKPIFGYKAIAISSMGIAVLGFLVWAHHMFTSGTPDWLRMFFMVTSFLIAVPTGIKVFSWLGTIWGGKLELSSAMLFAMGFVSMFVVGGLSGIMLASVPVDIHVHDTYFVVAHLHYVLFGGSVFAIYAGLYYWFPKMTGRLLNETWGKIHFALTFIGFNLCFLPMHQLGLQGMPRRVAEYAEQFQSLNVLVSIGGFLLGISTLPFLFNAIYSWLWGPKAPANPWRALTLEWTTASPPPVENFEYLPVVTAGPYEYGTVGSSPEGDTPTAISQPKS; encoded by the coding sequence ATGGTTGAAACCACCCAACAAAGTGTCGAGCAACGGCAGCCGGAGCCTCTGGGCGATTGGCGCTGCTACTTCAGCTTCTGTGTCGATCACAAGGTGATCGGCATCCAGTACCTGGTGACGACCTTTTTCTTCTACCTGCTGGGCGGCGCCCTGGCGATGGTCATCCGCGCCGAGCTGATGACCCCTGGGGCCGAACTGGATCGCTCGCTCTACAACGGCGTGTTTACCATCCACGCGACGATCATGATCTTTCTTTGGATCATTCCGACCCTGGCGGGCTTCGGCAACTTCCTGGTGCCTTTGATGATTGGTGCCCGGGACATGGCCTTTCCGCGGCTCAACGCCCTCAGTTTCTGGATGATTCCGCCCGGGGGGCTGCTTCTGCTTTCGAGCTTTTTTGTGCAAAGCGGAGCAGCCGGTGCCGGTTGGACCTCCTATCCACCCCTCAGCACCCAGCAGGTGCAGGTGGGCGACTTGTTGGTGACCAACTTCGGTCAGGTCATCTGGATTGCGAGCGTTGTCTTTTTGGGCACGTCATCGATCCTGGCAGCCCTCAACTTCATCGTCACGATCGTGGCGATGCGCACCGAGGGGATGGAGCTGTTTCGGATGCCGCTATTTTGCTGGGCGACGCTCACCGCCTCGTGCATCACGCTGCTGGGCACTCCGGTCCTGGCCGGGGCGGTGATTTTGCTCGCCTTTGATCTACTTTTGGGAACCGTCTTTTTCAACCCGACCGGCGGCGGCGACCCGGTGGTCTACCAGCACATGTTCTGGTTCTATTCCCACCCGGCGGTCTACATTATGGTCCTGCCGGCGATGGGGATCATCTCCGAGGTGCTGCCGGTCTTCTCGCGCAAACCGATCTTCGGCTACAAGGCGATCGCCATTTCGAGCATGGGTATTGCCGTGCTGGGCTTTCTGGTCTGGGCGCACCACATGTTCACCTCCGGTACCCCCGACTGGCTGCGCATGTTCTTCATGGTCACTTCGTTTTTGATCGCGGTACCCACCGGCATCAAGGTCTTCAGCTGGCTGGGCACGATCTGGGGCGGCAAGCTGGAACTGTCTTCGGCGATGCTCTTTGCCATGGGCTTTGTCTCGATGTTCGTCGTAGGCGGCCTGTCGGGCATCATGCTCGCCTCGGTGCCGGTGGATATCCACGTCCACGACACCTACTTCGTGGTCGCCCACCTGCACTACGTACTCTTTGGCGGCAGCGTCTTCGCCATCTATGCGGGGCTTTACTACTGGTTTCCAAAGATGACCGGGCGGCTGCTCAACGAGACCTGGGGCAAGATCCACTTCGCCCTCACCTTCATCGGTTTCAACCTGTGCTTCTTGCCGATGCACCAGTTGGGACTGCAGGGAATGCCCCGGCGCGTCGCCGAGTACGCCGAGCAGTTCCAGAGCCTCAACGTGCTGGTGAGTATCGGCGGCTTCCTGCTGGGTATCTCGACGTTGCCCTTTTTGTTCAATGCCATCTACAGCTGGCTGTGGGGACCGAAGGCCCCGGCCAATCCCTGGCGGGCTTTGACCTTGGAATGGACCACCGCCTCGCCGCCGCCGGTCGAGAACTTCGAGTACCTGCCGGTGGTCACCGCCGGTCCTTACGAGTACGGTACGGTCGGCTCCAGCCCCGAGGGCGACACGCCGACGGCCATCTCCCAACCTAAGTCCTGA
- a CDS encoding glutathione S-transferase family protein, with product MELPVLVIGNKNYSSWSLRPWLALKQAGFAFEEVRISLDSSETRAQILAYSPSGKVPVLTHGKLRIWESLAICEYVAEQLPEAGLWPADPAVRAVARAASCEMHAGFAALRAGMPMDTRARHTHWPMPPAVMDDIDRIANLWRRCRMEYGNGGDFLFGRFTIADAMYAPVVTRFISYGVLLDEDLGQYCEALLALAPFQRWLEEARREIETIDIPRP from the coding sequence ATGGAGCTTCCCGTTCTGGTCATCGGCAACAAAAACTATTCCTCCTGGTCGCTGCGCCCCTGGCTCGCCCTCAAGCAGGCCGGTTTCGCCTTCGAGGAAGTGCGCATCAGCCTGGATAGTTCCGAAACCCGCGCCCAAATCCTGGCCTACTCCCCCTCCGGGAAGGTGCCGGTGCTCACCCACGGCAAGCTGCGCATCTGGGAATCGCTCGCTATCTGTGAGTATGTCGCTGAGCAATTGCCTGAAGCCGGGCTGTGGCCTGCGGATCCGGCGGTGCGGGCGGTGGCGCGGGCCGCCAGCTGCGAGATGCACGCCGGTTTTGCCGCCCTGCGCGCCGGGATGCCCATGGACACCCGCGCCCGCCACACCCATTGGCCGATGCCCCCTGCCGTCATGGACGACATCGACCGCATCGCCAACCTGTGGCGCCGTTGCCGCATGGAGTACGGCAACGGCGGCGACTTTTTGTTTGGTCGCTTCACGATCGCCGATGCGATGTACGCGCCGGTGGTCACCCGCTTTATCAGCTACGGCGTTCTGCTCGACGAAGACCTTGGACAGTACTGCGAAGCGCTGTTAGCCCTCGCCCCTTTCCAGCGGTGGCTAGAAGAAGCCCGCCGAGAGATCGAGACCATAGATATACCCCGACCCTGA
- a CDS encoding sodium:solute symporter family protein, which yields MQLEWIDWAIIAVYFLVSLLIGVAFTGRAGKNLSEYFVSGRSVPWWLAGTSMVATTFAADTPLAVAGLVIKNGVAANWLWWSFAMGGMLTVFFFARLWRRSGVLTDIEFTELRYGGKPAALLRGFRSLYLGIAINSIIMGWVTLAMVKILGLTLGVDKWQAVVLCFVVTALYTTLSGLWGILVTDAFQFVLAMVGCIALAVFGLEAVGGIDGLKLTLAGRFGDADPILALIPAVDSPWMPVATFLILLSVGWWASWYPGAEPGGGGYVAQRVFSARSERDSLLATLWFTVAHYALRPWPWIVVALVAMALYPGLTEPKADPETGYIKVMIDVLPTGWRGLMLAAFAAAYMSTISTHLNWGTSYLINDFYKRFLRPEASDSHYVQVSRLATVLVMVLAGIATLNIDSISGAWQLLLALGAGTGPVYLLRWYWWRINAWSEIAAQLCALASYVALTYFLPVQMRLDTNDPNDLALSLVISVAITTLFWLAVTLLTQPETPAVLERFYRRVRPEGPGWRVVRERLGAAPGASLWPLAFNWLCGVVLVYGALFGVGKLIFKEWLAGGLYLAVGLAAGALLVVTFQGFSPDPEPLPEPLAGEE from the coding sequence ATGCAACTGGAATGGATCGACTGGGCGATTATTGCCGTTTATTTTCTCGTTTCGCTGCTCATCGGGGTGGCCTTCACCGGCCGGGCCGGTAAGAACCTCAGTGAATACTTTGTCTCCGGGCGCAGCGTGCCCTGGTGGCTGGCGGGCACCTCGATGGTGGCCACCACCTTCGCCGCCGACACGCCGCTGGCCGTCGCCGGTCTGGTGATCAAAAACGGCGTGGCGGCCAACTGGCTGTGGTGGAGCTTCGCAATGGGCGGCATGCTCACGGTCTTTTTCTTTGCCCGCCTCTGGCGGCGCTCCGGGGTACTCACCGACATCGAATTTACCGAGTTGCGCTACGGCGGCAAGCCGGCGGCGCTGCTCAGGGGCTTTCGCTCGCTCTATTTGGGAATTGCCATCAACTCGATCATCATGGGTTGGGTCACCCTCGCCATGGTCAAGATCCTCGGGTTGACCTTGGGGGTCGACAAGTGGCAGGCGGTGGTTTTGTGTTTTGTGGTTACAGCTCTCTACACGACCCTCTCCGGGCTGTGGGGGATCCTGGTCACCGACGCCTTTCAGTTCGTGCTCGCCATGGTGGGCTGCATCGCCCTTGCGGTTTTTGGACTGGAGGCGGTCGGGGGCATCGACGGGCTCAAACTCACCCTGGCAGGCCGCTTCGGCGACGCCGATCCGATTTTGGCCCTTATCCCGGCGGTCGATTCGCCCTGGATGCCCGTTGCCACGTTTTTGATCTTGTTGAGTGTCGGCTGGTGGGCGTCGTGGTATCCGGGGGCGGAACCGGGGGGCGGCGGCTATGTGGCCCAGCGGGTCTTCTCGGCGCGCAGCGAGCGCGATTCGCTCTTGGCGACGCTCTGGTTCACCGTTGCCCACTACGCGTTGCGCCCCTGGCCGTGGATTGTAGTAGCGCTGGTGGCGATGGCGCTCTATCCGGGACTGACGGAACCCAAGGCCGACCCGGAGACCGGCTACATCAAGGTGATGATCGACGTATTGCCCACGGGTTGGCGGGGATTGATGCTCGCCGCCTTCGCCGCCGCCTACATGTCGACGATTTCGACCCACCTCAACTGGGGCACGTCCTATCTCATCAACGACTTTTACAAGCGCTTCTTGCGGCCCGAGGCGTCCGACAGCCATTATGTCCAGGTCTCGCGCCTCGCCACGGTGCTGGTGATGGTGCTTGCCGGGATCGCCACGCTCAATATCGATTCGATTAGCGGTGCCTGGCAGTTGCTGTTGGCTCTAGGTGCCGGGACTGGGCCTGTCTACTTGCTGCGCTGGTACTGGTGGCGCATCAACGCCTGGTCGGAAATTGCGGCACAGCTGTGTGCGCTGGCCAGCTACGTCGCGCTCACCTACTTTTTGCCGGTGCAGATGCGTCTTGACACCAACGACCCGAACGATCTGGCCCTTTCGTTGGTAATTTCGGTAGCGATCACCACGCTCTTCTGGCTGGCGGTGACTTTGCTGACCCAACCGGAGACCCCGGCGGTATTGGAGCGCTTTTACCGGCGGGTGCGCCCGGAAGGACCGGGCTGGCGGGTCGTGCGCGAGCGGCTGGGAGCCGCTCCGGGCGCTTCGCTGTGGCCTTTGGCCTTCAACTGGCTGTGCGGTGTGGTGCTGGTCTACGGCGCGCTGTTTGGCGTCGGCAAACTGATCTTTAAAGAGTGGCTGGCGGGCGGCCTGTATCTGGCGGTGGGTCTGGCGGCCGGGGCGCTGTTGGTCGTCACTTTCCAGGGCTTCTCGCCAGATCCGGAGCCGCTGCCCGAACCGTTGGCTGGCGAAGAGTGA